One part of the Methylobacterium terrae genome encodes these proteins:
- the lepA gene encoding translation elongation factor 4: MTASPIDNIRNFSIVAHIDHGKSTLADRLIQITGAVAARDMSEQMLDSMDIEKERGITIKAQTVRLEYKAQDGRDYVLNLMDTPGHVDFAYEVSRSLAACEGSLLVVDASQGVEAQTLANVYQALDANHEIVPVLNKIDLPAAEPDRVKEQIEEVIGIDAKDAVPISAKTGINIEAVLEAIVTRLPPPKGDRAAPLKALLVDSWYDVYLGVVVLVRIVDGVLKKGMTIRMMGADAAYGVERLGVFRPKMQDMAELGPGEVGFFTGSIKEVADTRVGDTITEDKRKTKEAMPGFKPVQPVVFCGLFPVDAADFESLRGAMGKLRLNDASFSYEMETSAALGFGFRCGFLGLLHLEIIQERLEREFNLDLISTAPSVVYHLNMQDGEKRELHNPADMPDVMKIDTIEEPWIRATIMTPDEYLGGVLKLCQDRRGTQIDLNYVGKRAMVVYDLPLNEVVFDFYDRLKSISKGYASFDYHISDYREGDLVKMSILVNAEPVDALSMLVHRTRAESRGRAMCEKLKDLIPRHLFQIPVQAAIGGKIIARETIRALSKDVTAKCYGGDISRKRKLLDKQKEGKKRMRQFGKVEIPQEAFIAALKMDS, from the coding sequence ATGACCGCGTCCCCCATCGACAACATCCGCAATTTCTCGATCGTCGCCCATATCGACCACGGCAAGTCGACGCTCGCCGACCGGCTGATCCAGATCACCGGCGCGGTGGCGGCGCGCGACATGAGCGAGCAGATGCTCGACTCGATGGACATCGAGAAGGAGCGCGGCATCACCATCAAGGCGCAGACCGTGCGCCTGGAATACAAGGCGCAGGACGGGCGCGACTACGTCCTCAACCTGATGGACACGCCCGGCCACGTCGATTTCGCCTACGAGGTGTCGCGCTCGCTCGCCGCCTGCGAGGGCTCGCTCCTCGTCGTCGACGCTTCCCAGGGCGTCGAGGCGCAGACGCTCGCCAACGTCTACCAGGCGCTCGACGCCAACCACGAGATCGTCCCGGTCCTCAACAAGATCGACCTGCCGGCGGCCGAGCCCGACCGGGTCAAGGAGCAGATCGAGGAGGTGATCGGCATCGACGCCAAGGACGCGGTGCCGATCTCGGCCAAGACCGGCATCAACATCGAGGCGGTGCTGGAGGCGATCGTCACCCGCCTGCCGCCGCCGAAGGGCGACCGTGCGGCCCCCCTCAAGGCGCTGCTGGTCGATTCCTGGTACGACGTCTATCTCGGCGTCGTGGTGCTGGTGCGCATCGTCGACGGCGTGCTCAAGAAGGGCATGACGATCCGCATGATGGGGGCGGACGCGGCCTACGGCGTCGAGCGCCTCGGCGTGTTCCGGCCGAAGATGCAGGACATGGCCGAGCTCGGCCCCGGCGAGGTCGGCTTCTTCACCGGCTCGATCAAGGAAGTGGCCGATACCCGCGTCGGCGACACCATCACCGAGGACAAGCGCAAGACCAAGGAGGCGATGCCGGGCTTCAAGCCGGTGCAGCCGGTGGTGTTCTGCGGCCTGTTCCCGGTCGATGCCGCCGACTTCGAATCCTTGCGCGGCGCGATGGGCAAGCTGCGGCTCAACGACGCCTCGTTCTCCTACGAGATGGAGACGTCCGCCGCGCTGGGCTTCGGCTTTCGCTGCGGCTTCCTCGGGCTTCTCCACCTCGAGATCATCCAGGAGAGGCTCGAGCGCGAGTTCAACCTCGACCTGATCTCGACCGCGCCGAGCGTGGTCTATCACCTCAACATGCAGGACGGGGAGAAGCGTGAGCTGCACAACCCGGCCGACATGCCCGACGTGATGAAGATCGACACGATCGAGGAGCCGTGGATCCGCGCCACCATCATGACGCCGGACGAATACCTCGGCGGCGTCCTGAAGCTGTGCCAGGACCGGCGCGGTACCCAGATCGACCTCAACTACGTCGGCAAGCGCGCGATGGTGGTGTACGACCTGCCGCTCAACGAGGTGGTGTTCGATTTCTACGACCGGCTGAAGTCGATCTCGAAGGGCTACGCCTCCTTCGACTACCACATCTCGGATTATCGCGAGGGCGACCTCGTGAAGATGTCGATCCTGGTCAATGCCGAGCCGGTCGACGCGCTGTCGATGCTGGTTCACCGCACCCGCGCCGAGAGCCGCGGCCGGGCGATGTGCGAGAAGCTGAAGGACCTGATCCCGCGCCACCTGTTCCAGATCCCGGTCCAGGCGGCGATCGGCGGCAAGATCATCGCCCGCGAGACCATCCGGGCCCTGTCGAAGGACGTCACCGCCAAGTGCTACGGCGGCGACATCTCCCGCAAGCGCAAGCTCCTCGACAAGCAGAAGGAGGGCAAGAAGCGCATGCGCCAGTTCGGCAAGGTCGAGATCCCGCAGGAGGCGTTCATCGCCGCCCTGAAGATGGACAGCTGA
- a CDS encoding NAD(P)/FAD-dependent oxidoreductase, which yields MMVLVVGAGVVGLAIGRELALRGHEVIVAEAEGGIGTGVSSRNSEVIHAGMYYPTGSARARHCVEGRRRLYAFCASHGVPHSKIGKLIVAATEPEGAKIAAIHAQGVENGVEGLALLDGAEARRLEPNLTCNAALLSTETGIVDSHALMLALQGDIEGAGGALAFNTPITRLTRSPEGWVARFGEADEITVDAVVNAASFGAQGLARATEGYPEARVPRLVLAKGNYFGCTGRPAFSRLIYPAPVEGGLGIHLTLDLAGRMRFGPDVEWIDAPDYEVDPGRGALFTAAIRRYWPGLPDGALVPDYAGIRPKLSGPGEGAADFLIDGPAEHGLPGLVHLFGIESPGLTSSLSLAEDVADRLGA from the coding sequence ATGATGGTGCTCGTGGTCGGTGCCGGCGTGGTCGGCCTCGCGATCGGTCGGGAACTGGCCCTGCGCGGCCACGAGGTGATCGTGGCGGAAGCGGAGGGCGGCATCGGGACCGGCGTGTCCTCGCGCAATTCCGAGGTGATCCATGCCGGGATGTACTATCCGACGGGCTCGGCTCGGGCGCGCCATTGCGTCGAGGGACGGCGCCGGCTCTACGCCTTCTGCGCGAGCCACGGGGTCCCGCATTCCAAGATCGGCAAGCTGATCGTCGCGGCGACCGAGCCCGAGGGCGCGAAGATCGCGGCGATCCACGCGCAAGGGGTCGAGAACGGCGTCGAGGGCCTCGCGCTCCTCGACGGCGCCGAGGCCCGGCGGCTCGAGCCGAACCTGACCTGCAACGCCGCGCTCCTCTCGACTGAGACCGGGATCGTCGACAGCCACGCCCTGATGCTGGCGCTGCAGGGCGACATCGAGGGGGCGGGGGGCGCGCTCGCCTTCAACACCCCCATCACGCGCCTGACCCGCTCGCCCGAGGGCTGGGTCGCCCGCTTCGGCGAGGCGGACGAGATCACGGTCGACGCGGTGGTGAACGCCGCGAGCTTCGGCGCGCAGGGGCTCGCCCGGGCGACCGAGGGCTACCCGGAGGCCCGGGTGCCGCGCCTGGTGCTGGCCAAGGGCAACTATTTCGGCTGCACCGGGCGGCCGGCCTTCTCCCGGCTGATCTACCCGGCCCCGGTCGAAGGGGGCCTCGGCATCCACCTCACCCTCGACCTCGCCGGGCGGATGCGCTTCGGCCCCGACGTCGAGTGGATCGACGCGCCCGACTACGAGGTCGATCCCGGCCGAGGCGCGTTGTTCACCGCCGCGATCCGCCGCTACTGGCCCGGGCTCCCCGACGGGGCGCTGGTGCCCGATTATGCCGGCATCCGCCCGAAGCTGTCCGGGCCGGGGGAGGGGGCCGCCGACTTCCTGATCGACGGGCCGGCGGAGCACGGGCTGCCGGGGCTGGTGCACCTCTTCGGCATCGAGAGCCCGGGGCTGACGTCGAGTTTGTCGCTCGCCGAGGACGTGGCGGACCGGTTGGGGGCGTGA